A single window of Fervidicoccus fontis Kam940 DNA harbors:
- the cca gene encoding CCA tRNA nucleotidyltransferase, with product MTLSSIEVEILKKIKPTDEDRAKANAIFNIVKNKIIEGLKASNEKFEVLLEGSIAKDTWLRTSPEMDVFIVFENELDKKDFESIVNKLASILNEYEPAKQYAEHPYLTIKVDEYNVDIVPAIKYEKGKRTKTAVDRTPLHTLFILENTTPELRDEIRVAKKFARSIGVYGAETKIEGFSGYLIELLTIKYGGFRELLNKASEWRIPIKISFSSSESIKRLLSKYENCPMIVEDPTDSERNVAAAVSKRKIFEFSSASKLYLKKPTLYFFEEDNDEKVISTINFESLEPYYKNVVIIEFEIRKEISKDVIWGELKRMSKNAFNILKNEGFDVVKCEPWSDEKKEAYIACLLTSIFLPSKNVSIGPPMFFKEHFFAFINEHILRPVEGPWIGDDGRLWSLNERKFLNALQLLLERKKEIAISDFADSLVDMYILSWRTEKLSGKRGVWLKTFIMNKPKWIMPYYLSIFEEKISSLKSSKYSDTIKGA from the coding sequence ATGACCCTTTCTTCTATTGAAGTTGAAATTTTAAAAAAAATAAAGCCGACTGATGAAGATAGGGCTAAGGCAAATGCTATTTTTAATATAGTAAAAAACAAGATAATTGAAGGATTGAAAGCGAGTAACGAAAAATTTGAGGTATTGCTTGAAGGAAGCATAGCTAAGGATACATGGCTCAGAACAAGCCCTGAAATGGACGTTTTTATCGTTTTTGAAAATGAGCTTGATAAAAAAGACTTTGAATCCATTGTTAATAAATTGGCGAGTATTTTAAATGAATATGAACCTGCAAAGCAATATGCCGAGCATCCTTACCTAACAATAAAAGTGGATGAGTACAACGTCGACATTGTTCCAGCTATTAAATACGAAAAAGGAAAGAGAACTAAAACAGCTGTGGATAGAACCCCTCTTCATACGCTTTTTATACTTGAAAATACCACTCCGGAGCTTAGGGATGAAATTAGAGTTGCAAAAAAGTTTGCAAGAAGTATTGGTGTTTATGGAGCAGAGACAAAAATCGAGGGATTTTCTGGATACTTGATTGAGCTTTTAACAATAAAATATGGAGGTTTCAGAGAGCTACTGAATAAAGCATCTGAGTGGAGAATCCCCATAAAGATATCATTTTCAAGTAGCGAATCAATAAAGCGTCTCTTAAGCAAATATGAGAATTGTCCTATGATAGTCGAAGACCCTACAGATAGTGAAAGAAATGTTGCAGCTGCAGTATCAAAAAGAAAAATATTTGAATTTTCTTCTGCTTCGAAGCTTTATTTAAAGAAACCAACGCTTTATTTCTTCGAAGAGGATAATGATGAAAAAGTCATCAGTACAATAAATTTTGAATCGCTTGAGCCTTACTATAAAAACGTTGTAATAATCGAGTTTGAAATCCGTAAAGAAATTAGTAAAGATGTTATATGGGGAGAGCTAAAAAGAATGAGCAAAAATGCCTTTAATATCTTGAAGAATGAGGGGTTTGATGTCGTCAAATGCGAACCTTGGAGCGATGAGAAAAAGGAAGCATACATTGCTTGTTTACTAACATCAATATTTTTGCCAAGTAAAAACGTGTCTATAGGTCCGCCTATGTTCTTTAAAGAGCATTTCTTCGCATTTATTAATGAGCACATTTTAAGACCCGTTGAAGGACCGTGGATAGGTGATGACGGTAGATTATGGTCACTTAATGAGAGAAAGTTTTTAAATGCACTACAGCTCCTCTTGGAAAGAAAAAAGGAAATTGCTATTTCTGATTTTGCAGACTCTTTGGTTGACATGTATATTCTTTCTTGGAGAACTGAAAAACTCTCAGGAAAAAGAGGTGTTTGGCTAAAGACATTTATTATGAACAAGCCCAAATGGATTATGCCATATTACCTTTCTATATTCGAAGAAAAAATATCTTCTTTGAAAAGCTCGAAATATTCAGACACAATTAAAGGCGCTTAA
- a CDS encoding tRNA (N(6)-L-threonylcarbamoyladenosine(37)-C(2))-methylthiotransferase: MKFFIKTFGCALNRSDSELMREILISRGFEEIDNLENADVIIVNTCTVRKDSDQKAIEYIEKVKQLNKNSKIVVAGCIPGSQPYLIKSRFPDAVLISPYETNRIVDAIFYETDFLGYEEFKRYNVPIVKTGNIAIVPLNDGCLSNCNFCITKVARRRLLSRMPKVILKAIKDLVENGVYEIQLSSQDASVYGIDFKGRPLLPDLVETINQEIKGEYMLRIAMMNPDGVKKDLENFVKIFEYEHVFKFLHLPIQSGDDEVLKIMGRDYSIEDALYVVNEFRSRIKDLRIATDIIVGHPGESEEAFENTLKVVVSGLFDRVHIAQYTPRPFTLSARMPQISDSVKKKRSSLLKEELEKVLNKKMEKYVGKIIEGVVVEKDEKRESYIARTKNYISIVLKGGKKVSLGMKVNIEITDYTPYDLRGIAL, from the coding sequence ATGAAGTTTTTTATAAAGACTTTTGGCTGTGCGCTAAATAGGAGTGACAGCGAATTAATGAGAGAGATCCTTATAAGCAGAGGGTTTGAAGAAATAGACAACTTAGAAAATGCTGATGTTATTATAGTCAATACGTGTACAGTTAGAAAAGATAGTGACCAAAAGGCGATTGAATATATAGAAAAAGTGAAACAGCTTAACAAGAATTCAAAAATAGTAGTAGCTGGTTGTATACCAGGAAGTCAACCGTATCTAATCAAATCAAGATTTCCTGATGCGGTTTTAATTTCACCGTATGAAACTAACAGGATCGTCGATGCTATTTTTTACGAAACGGACTTCCTAGGCTATGAAGAATTCAAGCGTTATAACGTTCCAATAGTAAAGACGGGCAATATTGCTATTGTACCCCTCAATGATGGCTGCCTTTCTAACTGTAACTTTTGTATTACGAAGGTAGCAAGGAGAAGACTTTTAAGCAGAATGCCTAAAGTAATCCTTAAAGCGATAAAGGATCTTGTTGAAAACGGTGTTTACGAAATCCAGCTTTCTAGTCAGGATGCTTCAGTTTATGGGATTGATTTTAAAGGGAGACCATTGTTACCAGATTTAGTTGAAACGATCAACCAAGAGATTAAAGGGGAATACATGCTAAGGATCGCGATGATGAATCCGGATGGAGTAAAAAAAGATCTAGAAAATTTCGTAAAAATTTTTGAATATGAGCATGTATTTAAGTTCTTGCATTTACCAATACAAAGCGGAGACGATGAAGTTCTGAAGATCATGGGAAGGGACTATAGCATAGAAGATGCTCTATATGTAGTAAATGAATTCAGAAGTAGAATTAAAGACCTGAGAATAGCAACAGACATTATAGTCGGTCATCCAGGGGAGAGTGAGGAGGCCTTTGAAAATACATTGAAAGTAGTTGTAAGCGGCTTGTTCGATAGGGTACATATCGCACAATACACACCAAGACCTTTCACCCTATCAGCGCGAATGCCTCAGATTTCTGATTCTGTTAAAAAGAAGAGAAGCAGTTTACTTAAGGAGGAGCTGGAGAAAGTATTGAATAAAAAAATGGAAAAATATGTTGGTAAGATCATAGAGGGAGTTGTAGTAGAAAAAGATGAAAAAAGAGAGAGTTATATTGCTAGGACAAAGAATTACATAAGCATTGTGCTGAAAGGAGGAAAAAAAGTTTCTTTAGGGATGAAAGTAAACATTGAAATAACTGATTATACACCATATGACTTAAGAGGAATAGCGCTCTAA
- a CDS encoding HD domain-containing protein: MRKEETSFENLLKTRTYIKDPVHKLIPINFVEYKILQHPLMLRLHGIKQLGFTYLVYPQAKHSRFEHSLGAMHVAGMIWTSFMNNSPGIISELFPTSSSRKDQSAFYLATRISALLHDVGHLPYSHVTESALETAYENGELPEEMNEIFEKAEKRKLKLHEYYGCIFSEKLLKDILTGFKKEEFPKQTIKMLSEAFKSVKAVLCRDDDTIEGRLFKKEAHNIMKQIISGEIIDADKIDYLVRDAYNTGATFGAIDIERLISGLMLYDEGGKVKISIPTKIISNLEDLFYARYMMYKWVYLHHKVISLELSYINALQTIGRNWSKNKKKILKVFGHLPNNFWELFHPEYIYKSTTKFCLRIDDSFIDIILRYSLSANANSIAEDVNALLNRKAKFNSIIKREEDLLVELFEVLSSENEKRIKPIDVLEKTGELLQSSSVEILDVVKKTWPEGFEKLNEECGKVKNSSYDTLKCCLEKILGEKINKKLKKDIELTLYFSQRISPKSLGGLSLMSDGKALPIEHVSSIISQINRAGQHPMIFLYSKEKIGKSEESSIRRILAEALIELYLSLRKNGSKPS; encoded by the coding sequence ATGCGAAAAGAAGAAACTTCTTTTGAAAATTTGCTAAAAACTAGGACTTATATAAAAGATCCGGTACATAAGCTTATTCCAATTAACTTCGTAGAATATAAAATTCTTCAACACCCTTTAATGCTTAGACTTCATGGCATTAAGCAATTGGGCTTTACGTATTTAGTCTATCCACAAGCGAAACACTCTAGGTTCGAGCACTCTTTAGGTGCTATGCATGTTGCGGGCATGATTTGGACTTCTTTCATGAATAACAGCCCTGGGATAATTTCTGAACTTTTCCCAACTTCCAGCTCCAGAAAAGATCAGTCTGCTTTCTACTTAGCAACAAGAATTTCTGCGCTACTTCATGACGTTGGTCACTTGCCTTACAGCCACGTCACAGAGAGCGCCCTTGAAACTGCATATGAAAACGGGGAATTGCCTGAAGAAATGAACGAAATTTTTGAAAAAGCCGAAAAAAGAAAATTAAAATTGCATGAATATTATGGATGCATATTTTCAGAAAAACTGCTAAAAGACATACTAACAGGTTTCAAAAAAGAAGAGTTTCCTAAACAGACAATAAAAATGCTCTCTGAGGCTTTTAAATCGGTGAAAGCTGTTCTTTGTAGAGATGATGATACTATTGAGGGGAGGCTTTTTAAAAAGGAAGCTCACAACATCATGAAACAAATAATTTCCGGCGAAATTATAGATGCTGACAAGATCGATTATTTGGTCAGGGACGCATATAACACAGGTGCTACCTTTGGAGCTATTGATATTGAGAGGCTTATAAGCGGTCTAATGCTTTATGATGAAGGAGGAAAAGTAAAGATTTCCATTCCGACGAAAATAATAAGCAATTTGGAAGACCTATTTTATGCTAGATATATGATGTATAAATGGGTATATCTTCACCATAAGGTCATATCATTAGAACTCTCGTACATAAATGCCTTGCAGACAATAGGCAGAAATTGGAGCAAAAATAAGAAAAAAATTCTTAAAGTTTTTGGACATCTGCCAAACAATTTCTGGGAACTATTTCATCCTGAATATATATACAAGTCAACTACTAAGTTTTGCCTTAGAATAGATGATAGCTTTATTGATATAATTCTAAGATATTCTCTTTCTGCTAATGCAAATTCAATTGCTGAGGATGTTAATGCACTATTAAATAGAAAAGCAAAGTTCAACTCGATTATCAAAAGAGAAGAAGATCTACTAGTCGAGCTCTTTGAAGTATTGTCGTCTGAAAATGAGAAGCGTATCAAACCTATAGATGTTTTGGAAAAGACTGGAGAGCTACTTCAGAGCTCTTCAGTGGAAATCTTAGATGTTGTTAAAAAAACATGGCCAGAGGGTTTTGAAAAATTGAACGAAGAATGCGGCAAAGTTAAAAATAGCTCTTACGATACTTTAAAGTGCTGTCTTGAAAAAATCTTAGGTGAAAAAATTAACAAAAAACTCAAAAAAGATATAGAGTTAACTCTATATTTCTCGCAGAGGATATCTCCTAAAAGCTTAGGAGGTCTATCACTGATGTCTGATGGTAAGGCATTACCTATCGAGCATGTATCATCTATTATAAGCCAGATTAATAGAGCCGGTCAGCATCCAATGATATTTTTATATTCAAAAGAAAAAATCGGCAAGTCAGAAGAAAGCTCTATTAGAAGGATTCTTGCCGAAGCTTTAATAGAACTCTACCTATCTTTAAGAAAGAACGGGTCAAAACCGTCTTAA
- a CDS encoding rubrerythrin, whose amino-acid sequence MVEEEIKKEVKEFAILEKEYAKILLELSKKIKHKALSSIFESLSKDSEKHATLYETISELLSNEQPFISEEDFRLIERTINEHITTEAKMIEESRKILNNIKDPRVRLLAAIIYEDEEKHHKLLLTVKEDIAKKETFSETDFWNMVWRDSPYHGAPGG is encoded by the coding sequence TTGGTTGAAGAAGAAATTAAGAAAGAAGTGAAGGAATTCGCAATTTTAGAAAAAGAATATGCTAAAATCCTTTTGGAGCTCTCAAAGAAGATAAAGCATAAGGCTTTGAGTTCTATTTTTGAATCACTCTCAAAAGATTCTGAGAAGCATGCCACATTGTATGAAACGATATCAGAGCTATTAAGCAACGAACAGCCTTTTATTTCGGAAGAGGACTTTCGGCTGATTGAACGTACCATAAATGAACATATAACAACAGAAGCAAAAATGATAGAAGAATCTAGAAAAATTCTAAATAACATAAAAGATCCTAGGGTTAGGTTATTAGCCGCTATCATATACGAAGATGAAGAAAAGCACCATAAGCTTCTACTTACTGTCAAGGAAGACATTGCAAAAAAAGAGACATTTTCTGAAACAGATTTCTGGAATATGGTTTGGAGAGATAGCCCATATCACGGAGCCCCAGGAGGATAA
- a CDS encoding RNA-binding domain-containing protein: MQLQERVRMEIPVKPTESEKNLALLVEKIMEPEEIYSEDLGIEKKIVARSKCISSLKKMHYLLRSERILDSARRYLKEGVADKMIVVMLHKQALAAGRISFVSEERESPLGAVKLYIYHDNPHDVIDWLAPPTRKGRPVFERGVPEPDCY, from the coding sequence ATGCAATTGCAAGAAAGAGTCCGTATGGAAATACCTGTAAAACCTACAGAAAGTGAAAAGAATCTAGCCTTGCTGGTTGAAAAAATTATGGAGCCAGAAGAGATATATAGTGAAGATTTAGGTATAGAGAAAAAAATTGTAGCGAGATCTAAGTGCATTTCAAGCCTGAAGAAAATGCACTACTTGCTTAGAAGCGAGAGGATATTAGATTCGGCAAGAAGATATCTAAAGGAAGGTGTAGCTGATAAGATGATAGTTGTAATGTTACACAAACAAGCATTAGCGGCTGGAAGGATTTCTTTTGTAAGTGAAGAAAGAGAATCTCCCCTTGGTGCTGTTAAGCTCTATATATATCATGATAATCCTCACGATGTCATAGATTGGTTGGCACCTCCAACTAGAAAAGGAAGACCGGTTTTTGAAAGAGGAGTACCAGAACCTGACTGCTATTGA
- the thpR gene encoding RNA 2',3'-cyclic phosphodiesterase: MVRTFVAIEVNDPNVVSKIINIEEQMLSLKVPMKVVEKENLHITLAFIGEISEDTLQDAIEAIKEIEHTKIKAKLKGIGAFPNSNSPRVVWIGVDDKASISIMELYKKVSSSLVAHKVPFEREKDFTPHLTIARIKGRENIKRLASFINEFSSIEIGEVVFDKLKLKKSTLTPKGPIYDDILSKDLREG; this comes from the coding sequence TTGGTTCGGACATTTGTGGCAATAGAGGTTAATGATCCAAATGTTGTCTCGAAAATTATTAACATTGAAGAGCAGATGCTATCATTAAAAGTTCCTATGAAAGTTGTAGAAAAGGAGAATCTTCATATAACTCTTGCATTCATCGGAGAAATTAGTGAAGACACTCTTCAAGATGCAATAGAAGCAATTAAAGAAATAGAGCATACGAAAATTAAAGCAAAACTCAAGGGAATTGGAGCTTTTCCAAATTCAAACTCGCCGAGAGTTGTTTGGATAGGAGTTGACGATAAAGCGAGCATCTCTATTATGGAGTTGTACAAAAAGGTATCAAGTAGCTTAGTAGCTCATAAAGTTCCTTTTGAAAGGGAAAAGGACTTTACCCCCCATCTTACTATTGCGAGAATAAAGGGGAGAGAAAATATCAAAAGGCTCGCGAGCTTTATAAATGAGTTTTCAAGTATTGAAATTGGCGAAGTAGTTTTCGACAAATTAAAACTTAAAAAAAGCACACTTACGCCAAAAGGTCCAATATATGATGATATACTATCAAAAGACCTTAGGGAAGGATAG
- a CDS encoding AAA family ATPase, with the protein MRKLILITGMPGSGKSIVSSYFKSRGYTVYSMGDIVRNIAEERGVEKTLENLLSIAQEIRNKYGPSGVAKLMIPILEKEKSETVVIDGVRSINEIGEFKKVSKCINIIAVYSPPYMRFERLLYRGRPGDPRSFEELIERDLKELSFGIGNVISLSDFMIINDESPSKVIDYLKSKEDEICNCKKESVWKYL; encoded by the coding sequence ATGAGAAAGCTTATATTAATTACAGGAATGCCAGGTTCTGGAAAGTCGATAGTTTCAAGCTACTTTAAAAGCAGAGGTTATACCGTCTATTCTATGGGCGACATAGTTAGAAATATTGCGGAAGAAAGAGGCGTAGAAAAAACTTTAGAAAATCTACTGTCAATTGCCCAAGAGATAAGAAATAAGTATGGTCCGAGTGGGGTAGCTAAGCTAATGATACCTATTCTTGAAAAAGAAAAATCCGAGACGGTTGTTATTGATGGAGTGAGAAGCATAAACGAAATTGGTGAATTTAAAAAGGTGAGCAAATGCATAAACATTATAGCTGTGTACTCGCCTCCTTATATGCGATTTGAAAGGCTACTTTATAGAGGCAGACCTGGTGATCCTAGGAGCTTTGAAGAGCTCATTGAAAGAGATCTGAAAGAGCTAAGCTTCGGAATTGGCAATGTAATATCTTTAAGTGATTTCATGATAATTAATGATGAATCGCCCAGTAAAGTCATAGATTACCTGAAAAGTAAGGAGGATGAAATATGCAATTGCAAGAAAGAGTCCGTATGGAAATACCTGTAA
- a CDS encoding tRNA-splicing endonuclease subunit beta, whose product MKECTKAKYLREKRELVCYTGEKLDFYETVYMCKKGKIIITDEDQKTLEWYDIVLDRSQLENNAWILFSVYYDLRERGRILKYGPFQNSFTLYQNNKPISLVFVYEETFEFKVSTLLDLLDAAKRLNREAILAVVDKHGDVSYYTFEKFS is encoded by the coding sequence GTGAAAGAATGTACAAAAGCTAAATACTTAAGGGAAAAAAGAGAGCTCGTATGTTACACTGGAGAAAAGCTGGATTTTTATGAAACTGTATACATGTGCAAAAAAGGAAAGATTATTATAACTGACGAAGACCAAAAAACTTTAGAATGGTACGACATCGTTTTAGATAGATCTCAATTAGAGAATAATGCCTGGATTCTATTTTCTGTATACTATGATCTGCGAGAAAGAGGCAGAATATTGAAGTATGGACCTTTTCAAAACAGCTTTACTCTTTATCAGAATAATAAGCCAATTAGCTTAGTATTTGTATATGAAGAAACTTTTGAATTTAAGGTTTCTACTCTTCTAGATTTATTAGATGCGGCTAAGAGACTAAATAGAGAAGCGATTTTAGCTGTAGTAGATAAACACGGAGACGTATCTTACTATACATTTGAAAAGTTTTCATGA
- a CDS encoding encapsulin: protein MLSKNPLEIPMDRKLKANEIADALRLSIIAELDAINLYLQLSKSVEDENVKKVFEDVAKEEKTHVGEFLALLNSLDAEQKSELEAGLKEVKELTSMNIKDDPSNLVSNEEKKEENKVKNSNGDFLSIVVNEYQKALEEMRIFRKYLPIKRIEKGTQAIFVEKSDEKGEREIIPLNEIESYFIVSQMSIDSIDKNGELEAPDLYRSALELSNNEDRLILETILNREGTIKLPVDEWNEPSQSVNDIANAFTEILRSGATKPFALFISPKKYVKLLAISDKTGTTDLERIKAFIDNIVILPILPDNVTIIVSLQPRILELVIGIDSEIRYLGPEKGYHNFRAREKLALKVKDARGIAILEGK from the coding sequence ATGTTATCTAAAAATCCATTGGAAATTCCTATGGATAGGAAATTAAAAGCTAATGAAATTGCCGATGCGTTGAGGCTTTCGATAATTGCTGAATTGGACGCAATAAATCTATATTTGCAACTTTCAAAGTCTGTTGAAGATGAGAACGTTAAGAAAGTTTTTGAAGACGTAGCTAAGGAAGAGAAAACTCATGTCGGAGAATTCCTTGCACTTCTTAATTCTTTAGATGCGGAACAAAAGAGTGAGCTTGAGGCTGGACTCAAAGAAGTAAAGGAGCTAACTTCTATGAACATAAAAGATGACCCAAGCAACTTAGTATCCAATGAGGAAAAGAAAGAAGAAAATAAGGTTAAGAACAGTAATGGAGATTTTCTTTCTATTGTTGTAAATGAATATCAAAAAGCTCTTGAAGAAATGAGGATTTTCAGAAAATATTTACCTATAAAAAGAATCGAAAAAGGCACTCAGGCTATATTTGTTGAGAAAAGTGATGAAAAAGGAGAAAGAGAAATAATTCCTCTAAATGAGATAGAGTCTTATTTTATAGTCTCGCAAATGTCAATAGATTCTATAGATAAAAACGGGGAATTGGAGGCTCCCGACTTATACAGATCTGCGTTGGAACTATCTAATAATGAAGATCGCTTGATACTTGAGACTATATTGAATCGCGAAGGTACGATAAAGTTACCAGTTGACGAGTGGAATGAACCGTCTCAGTCTGTAAATGATATAGCTAATGCTTTTACGGAGATTTTAAGATCAGGAGCAACTAAGCCATTTGCATTGTTTATAAGCCCGAAAAAATATGTGAAGCTTTTGGCAATAAGCGATAAAACTGGAACTACAGATCTTGAGAGGATCAAAGCTTTTATTGATAATATAGTTATTCTTCCGATTTTACCTGATAATGTGACCATAATAGTTTCATTGCAGCCCAGAATTCTGGAATTAGTAATTGGCATTGACAGTGAAATAAGATATCTCGGTCCAGAAAAGGGTTACCACAACTTTAGAGCAAGGGAAAAGCTCGCTTTAAAAGTAAAGGATGCGAGAGGAATAGCTATATTGGAGGGGAAATAA
- a CDS encoding pyridoxal-phosphate dependent enzyme: MIIISNKQKKIAEEKGGVFLNQYEDKNNFRAHYETTGPEIWSQMNGKIDAFVMGIGTRGM, from the coding sequence ATGATTATTATATCAAATAAGCAAAAAAAGATCGCCGAAGAGAAAGGAGGAGTTTTTTTGAACCAATACGAAGATAAAAATAACTTCAGGGCACATTATGAAACAACAGGTCCAGAAATATGGAGTCAAATGAATGGAAAAATTGACGCTTTTGTGATGGGAATTGGAACAAGGGGAATGTAA